In a single window of the Nicotiana tomentosiformis chromosome 10, ASM39032v3, whole genome shotgun sequence genome:
- the LOC104104291 gene encoding vinorine synthase-like, whose product MERKIEIVSMELIRPLSPTPNHLRCFEFSYLDQMAPPTSVPLALFYPPPPLYVGDEARAANLSRLLVLKKSLSETLARFYPFAGRIKKNSIECNDDGVPFYEAFAHNYQLEDVLRQPDVDIHFLPTVKDNSLLSYSTVPLLVQVTIFECGSMAISTRVSHKIVDRASSCTLIDAWAITTRVGTKCAVPEFVAAAKFLPPPNPQVLPTLLESQKVSCDNNQHISKIFFFDASTIASLKAKAISNVVPVPTRVEVVSAVIWKCVMAATSSGPIGRRSSYLIQNVNMRKRFVPPMPKHCVGNVVAVSVACKGENDCCDLPTLVSCIRKGLLEFIPKYKDKQERDEAIFAIPYDSMELTRAFRRREVDIYLNSWCGYQFYDIDFGWGKPSWVSPIERHKNVIFLMDSKDGGGIDAWVRLKDTETEVFEHELKLLAFEFDKN is encoded by the coding sequence ATGGAAAGAAAGATAGAGATAGTTTCTATGGAGTTAATTAGACCTCTTTCTCCCACTCCCAATCACCTTAGATGCTTCGAATTCTCTTATTTAGATCAGATGGCACCACCTACATCTGTTCCCTTAGCTCTATTTTATCCTCCTCCTCCCCTGTATGTTGGCGACGAAGCAAGGGCAGCTAATTTATCAAGATTACTTGTATTGAAGAAATCTTTGTCTGAAACTCTTGCTCGCTTTTACCCTTTTGCTGGTCGAATCAAGAAAAACTCAATTGAATGCAACGACGATGGGGTGCCTTTTTACGAGGCTTTTGCTCATAATTATCAGTTGGAAGACGTTCTTAGACAACCCGATGTGGATATACATTTCCTTCCTACTGTTAAAGACAACTCATTATTGTCCTATAGTACAGTTCCATTACTCGTTCAAGTCACCATTTTTGAATGTGGAAGCATGGCTATTAGTACGCGTGTTTCTCACAAGATTGTTGATCGTGCCTCCTCGTGCACCCTGATCGATGCTTGGGCAATCACTACTCGAGTTGGCACCAAATGTGCAGTTCCAGAATTTGTTGCTGCTGCAAAATTCTTGCCACCCCCTAATCCTCAAGTTTTGCCTACATTGCTTGAATCACAAAAAGTCTCATGTGATAATAACCAACATATTAGTAAAATCTTTTTCTTTGATGCTTCTACTATTGCATCGCTCAAGGCTAAAGCCATCAGCAATGTAGTGCCGGTGCCCACACGCGTTGAAGTTGTTTCAGCTGTGATATGGAAATGTGTCATGGCTGCTACTTCATCAGGGCCGATTGGGAGAAGGTCGTCATACTTGATTCAAAATGTAAACATGAGAAAGCGGTTCGTCCCTCCAATGCCAAAACATTGTGTAGGAAATGTCGTTGCAGTCAGCGTAGCCTGTAAAGGTGAGAATGACTGTTGTGACTTGCCTACCTTGGTCTCTTGTATAAGAAAAGGTTTATTAGAATTCATTCCCAAATATAAGGATAAACAAGAACGAGATGAGGCGATTTTTGCCATTCCCTACGACAGCATGGAGCTCACGAGAGCATTTAGGCGTCGAGAGGTAGATATATATCTTAATAGCTGGTGTGGCTACCAATTTTATGATATTGATTTTGGTTGGGGAAAACCTTCGTGGGTTAGTCCAATTGAACGTCacaaaaatgttattttcttgatGGATTCAAAAGATGGTGGTGGAATAGACGCATGGGTACGTTTGAAGGACACAGAAACGGAAGTTTTTGAGCATGAGCTTAAGTTGCTAGCATTTGAATTTGACAAAAATTGA